A region of Fimbriimonadaceae bacterium DNA encodes the following proteins:
- the yhfA gene encoding Protein YhfA: MIEVRWKSGMAFDAETQAGTQFGFDAYPDSGGQGNGPTPLETFLAAAAACAGMDVVSILLKKRQDVRSYRIEVEGDRQPPGSWPRPYTTIRFRHIVEGDVDPEAVARAVELTDEKYCSVLATLRSNPAIESSWEVSEFAMAEDPDPAQTA; encoded by the coding sequence ATGATCGAGGTTCGCTGGAAGTCCGGAATGGCATTCGACGCGGAAACCCAAGCAGGAACTCAATTCGGGTTCGACGCTTATCCCGATTCTGGGGGGCAGGGCAATGGTCCGACACCGCTGGAAACGTTCTTGGCCGCTGCCGCCGCGTGCGCGGGAATGGACGTTGTTTCGATATTGTTGAAAAAGCGCCAGGACGTTCGATCGTATCGGATCGAGGTTGAGGGTGACCGCCAGCCCCCCGGATCATGGCCCCGTCCGTACACGACGATCAGATTCCGGCACATTGTCGAGGGCGATGTGGACCCCGAGGCGGTCGCCCGCGCGGTGGAGCTGACCGACGAGAAGTATTGCAGCGTATTGGCTACCTTGCGATCGAACCCCGCGATCGAGTCCAGCTGGGAAGTCTCGGAGTTCGCTATGGCTGAGGATCCTGACCCGGCACAAACCGCTTGA
- the hutI_1 gene encoding Imidazolonepropionase, whose product MSPLMIVAALAVIPQDAKPALPKAWLLKDLRIVMRPGEVVEKGSILIRDGKIVAVGEVGAAGDAEVLDCSGLTAYAGLIHPWLRAGGATTPAAGGAANPNENNPNPGAPGDEEERPRGGRRQQDTTTDPAEAMRKRDADPWGRGDNLLSGNKTADAKFENVSAVGSLAKSGFTIAQISTSGGVVGATSAVYTLESPTFSATSVIARPEMVPFSFSSRSGSGYPGALMAVVAFMRQSLADGEWYLRRAKTGQPSDPNPAIANLVPLVSGAKTAVFDELTETNFYIAHRIVQEFNLRPLYGLRSGALAYADLLPGSTVMLRGQIPAKPNIGDNLATVSLNSVRSHFNELQSAKTLEAKGIQFIYAPASTFEPLEGIRRYVQAGLSRDSALAAMTTRPASLLGIESMAGTIEKGKLGNVLLTQGDLFDSSSEVMAVFANGKRVDFKMPDRKKPEELKRDPVLSLMPVNTSVFPAPAETQAAYRLYRNATVWTMGPQGTMKGADVLINRGKIEAVGRGLKAPEGCEVIDATGKHISPGIWDAHSHTAISGGVNEGSNMVTVECRIGDVVNHLDSGIYVQLSGGTVGALQLHGSANAIGGQSNTAKWRWGLRPDQLHIDSAPEGVKFALGQNPIREDTGGFGGGRPAPIGTHLMTWRPRTRMGVEESIRRALQLGKEYNDEWDAFRSGKSKLEPRRDLQLEGLGEIVAGKRWVHSHGYRADEMLMLMRVVKEYGGKLATLQHVLEGYKIADEMAELGVGGSTFSDWWGYKLEAYDAIPYNAALMAERGVVVSVNSDSGDHARRLNQEAAKSMRYGGVSAERALSFVTIEPCRQLGIADRSGSLEVGKDADLAIWTAEPTSIFAVCLETYVDGVKRFDRANDAQQRKDRERELLEAKRVLQGASPAETQASLANSPAIEPTTAKFGIGPLDTRAGTARYPRKSTLIAGATVHPMTGDPFVGDVRISATGKIEAVGKNLAANGGERVDGRGKHLYPGLIDPITTIGLNEIGQVPASDDSSERGSFHPDYKVERAINPEWETMAVARQQGILTVLVRPGGSGAAGQAALINTEGYTWEDLTVKSGAALAYLGASRGFGGGEDDLDGRCRCEELGDVHEHDDMMAGLQQGGGGSQSASQMLQDLTKALDDSRDYLFRQRSAAPEKPVPVDHRQEAMAMVAARQMPVMLSVNSAAEIRSAVEWAEKERVQIVLYGCSGAGEIAEWLAAKQVPVILNAVYRTPSGDLPVDWYYSLPARLSKAGVKFCLTTDNDKNVRQLRDQAGWAAAYGMDREEAARLVTLRAAQVLGIDNRLGSIAAGMDGTLILTDGEIVETKTNVLRAWIEGREIPLTNKQTRLYDKYRTRPKKQ is encoded by the coding sequence ATGTCGCCGCTGATGATCGTCGCCGCTCTCGCCGTCATTCCCCAGGACGCCAAGCCTGCGTTACCCAAGGCTTGGCTGCTGAAGGACCTCCGCATCGTCATGCGCCCGGGTGAAGTGGTGGAGAAGGGCAGCATTCTGATCCGTGACGGCAAGATCGTGGCGGTAGGCGAAGTTGGGGCTGCGGGCGACGCCGAAGTACTGGATTGCAGCGGGTTAACCGCCTATGCCGGCCTCATCCATCCTTGGCTGCGCGCCGGCGGCGCGACGACCCCGGCAGCGGGTGGCGCCGCAAATCCCAACGAAAACAACCCCAATCCGGGCGCACCTGGCGACGAAGAGGAAAGGCCGAGGGGTGGGCGGCGACAGCAGGACACGACGACCGACCCTGCAGAAGCGATGCGGAAGCGCGATGCCGACCCTTGGGGCCGGGGCGACAACCTTTTGAGCGGCAACAAGACCGCCGACGCCAAGTTCGAGAACGTCTCTGCCGTCGGATCGCTCGCAAAGAGCGGATTCACGATCGCTCAGATCTCCACGAGTGGCGGTGTCGTGGGAGCGACCTCCGCGGTTTACACGCTTGAGAGTCCCACCTTCTCGGCCACGAGCGTTATTGCCCGGCCCGAAATGGTGCCCTTTAGCTTTAGCTCGCGTTCGGGGAGCGGCTACCCTGGCGCCCTCATGGCAGTCGTCGCCTTCATGCGGCAGTCTCTTGCCGACGGCGAGTGGTATCTGCGCCGGGCAAAAACAGGTCAGCCAAGCGATCCGAATCCCGCCATTGCGAATCTGGTGCCGCTCGTAAGCGGCGCCAAAACGGCCGTATTTGATGAGCTGACCGAAACGAATTTCTATATCGCTCACCGAATCGTGCAGGAATTCAATCTGCGGCCGCTTTACGGTCTGCGTTCGGGTGCGCTGGCTTATGCCGATCTACTGCCTGGCTCGACCGTAATGCTTCGTGGCCAGATTCCTGCCAAGCCAAATATCGGCGACAATCTGGCGACGGTCTCCCTCAACAGCGTCCGGTCCCATTTTAACGAGCTCCAATCCGCGAAGACGCTCGAAGCGAAGGGCATTCAGTTCATTTATGCGCCGGCCAGCACGTTTGAACCACTCGAAGGCATTCGGCGCTACGTTCAGGCCGGCCTAAGCCGCGATAGCGCGCTGGCCGCGATGACCACCCGACCTGCCAGTCTTCTTGGAATTGAATCCATGGCGGGGACAATTGAGAAAGGCAAGCTTGGAAACGTTCTCCTCACGCAGGGCGACCTTTTCGATTCCAGCAGCGAAGTCATGGCGGTCTTTGCCAATGGCAAGCGTGTCGACTTCAAGATGCCGGACCGGAAAAAGCCAGAGGAGCTCAAGCGTGATCCCGTCCTCTCCCTCATGCCGGTCAACACGAGCGTCTTTCCCGCTCCGGCGGAAACTCAAGCGGCCTATCGCCTCTATCGGAACGCAACGGTGTGGACGATGGGGCCCCAAGGGACGATGAAGGGCGCCGACGTTCTCATTAACCGAGGCAAGATCGAAGCTGTTGGTCGTGGCCTAAAGGCGCCGGAAGGGTGCGAGGTTATCGACGCAACCGGCAAGCACATCTCCCCAGGCATTTGGGATGCACACAGCCATACTGCCATTAGCGGCGGAGTCAACGAAGGCTCGAACATGGTCACCGTGGAGTGCCGCATCGGCGACGTGGTGAACCACCTCGACTCGGGAATCTATGTCCAGCTCTCTGGTGGCACCGTCGGAGCCCTCCAACTGCACGGCTCGGCAAACGCCATCGGCGGACAGTCGAACACGGCAAAGTGGCGGTGGGGACTTCGGCCGGATCAGCTCCACATTGATTCGGCTCCCGAAGGGGTTAAGTTCGCCCTCGGCCAGAACCCCATCCGCGAGGATACCGGCGGTTTCGGTGGTGGTCGACCGGCTCCCATCGGCACTCATCTGATGACCTGGCGACCGCGGACGCGCATGGGTGTTGAGGAATCCATCCGCCGTGCGCTCCAGCTTGGCAAGGAATACAACGACGAATGGGATGCCTTCCGGTCCGGCAAATCGAAACTCGAGCCGCGCCGAGACTTGCAGCTCGAAGGGCTGGGCGAAATCGTCGCGGGCAAACGATGGGTGCACAGCCATGGCTATCGCGCCGACGAGATGCTCATGCTGATGCGCGTGGTGAAGGAATATGGCGGGAAGCTCGCCACGCTCCAACACGTCCTGGAGGGCTACAAGATCGCCGACGAGATGGCTGAACTCGGCGTTGGAGGAAGCACCTTCTCGGATTGGTGGGGCTACAAGCTCGAGGCCTATGACGCGATCCCGTACAATGCCGCCTTGATGGCCGAGCGGGGAGTCGTGGTCAGCGTCAACAGTGACAGCGGCGATCACGCTCGACGATTGAATCAGGAAGCTGCCAAAAGCATGCGCTACGGCGGGGTTTCCGCAGAAAGGGCCCTCAGCTTTGTGACGATCGAGCCTTGTCGCCAACTTGGCATCGCCGACCGCTCCGGTTCCCTCGAAGTCGGAAAGGACGCCGACCTCGCGATCTGGACGGCCGAACCTACGAGCATCTTCGCCGTGTGCTTGGAAACTTACGTCGATGGCGTGAAGCGATTCGACCGAGCGAACGACGCACAGCAGCGCAAAGACCGGGAAAGAGAGCTGCTGGAGGCTAAGCGGGTCCTCCAGGGTGCGTCACCCGCAGAGACTCAGGCTTCTTTGGCCAACAGTCCCGCCATCGAGCCAACCACGGCCAAGTTCGGCATTGGACCGCTCGATACCCGCGCCGGGACCGCCCGCTATCCCCGCAAGTCGACTCTGATTGCCGGAGCGACGGTTCACCCGATGACAGGAGATCCCTTCGTTGGCGACGTTCGAATCTCGGCGACTGGCAAGATCGAGGCAGTAGGGAAGAACCTGGCCGCCAATGGTGGTGAGCGAGTCGATGGGCGCGGCAAGCACCTCTATCCCGGCTTGATCGACCCGATCACGACGATCGGATTGAACGAGATCGGACAGGTTCCGGCCAGCGACGATTCGTCCGAGCGAGGATCCTTCCACCCGGACTACAAGGTGGAGCGAGCGATCAACCCTGAATGGGAGACGATGGCGGTCGCCCGCCAGCAGGGGATCCTCACGGTCCTCGTTCGCCCGGGTGGCAGTGGCGCTGCCGGACAAGCCGCTCTGATCAACACCGAAGGCTACACGTGGGAGGACCTAACCGTGAAGAGCGGTGCGGCCCTGGCTTATCTCGGCGCCAGCAGAGGTTTTGGCGGTGGGGAGGACGACTTGGATGGGAGGTGCCGTTGCGAGGAACTGGGAGACGTTCACGAACATGACGATATGATGGCGGGCCTGCAGCAGGGTGGAGGGGGGTCCCAATCGGCATCCCAGATGCTTCAAGACCTGACGAAGGCGCTCGACGACTCCCGTGACTATCTGTTCCGACAGCGGTCGGCCGCACCGGAAAAACCGGTACCGGTCGACCATCGCCAGGAGGCGATGGCGATGGTGGCCGCGCGCCAGATGCCGGTTATGCTGAGCGTCAATTCGGCTGCCGAAATCCGGTCCGCAGTTGAATGGGCGGAGAAAGAGCGGGTTCAGATCGTGCTTTATGGGTGCTCGGGCGCAGGCGAGATTGCCGAATGGCTGGCTGCAAAGCAGGTGCCGGTGATCCTCAACGCGGTTTATCGCACCCCCTCCGGCGACCTTCCCGTTGACTGGTATTACTCGTTGCCGGCGCGCCTTTCCAAGGCAGGCGTGAAGTTCTGCCTCACGACCGATAACGACAAGAACGTTCGCCAACTGCGGGACCAAGCCGGCTGGGCAGCAGCCTACGGCATGGACCGAGAGGAAGCCGCCCGGCTCGTCACGCTGCGGGCCGCCCAGGTTCTGGGTATCGATAATCGGCTTGGATCGATCGCCGCGGGCATGGACGGCACGCTCATCCTCACCGACGGCGAGATCGTGGAGACCAAAACCAATGTCCTCCGCGCTTGGATCGAAGGTCGGGAGATACCCCTGACCAACAAGCAGACTCGGCTGTACGACAAATATCGAACCCGCCCGAAGAAGCAGTAG
- the dnaA_1 gene encoding Chromosomal replication initiator protein DnaA, with the protein MSAIRVMSNQFTLGESADSIRLRGAWEQVLRRLESEVQPKVMERFLAPLEPVELTEGKAVLHAPGAFVFEWVRDRYLGRLEAILSDELGEPVKVDLKSSARERSSYPAAVVAPVSQTPDATRFTPMPRFRFSSFVTGQSNRLALAGAKAVASEPGRKYNPLFIYGASGLGKTHLLHAIAHEVLGRDAMFPLTYISAQQFAEDFVLALQTNRIEQFRRAQRNVAMWLVDDIQFVVGKDKTQEEIFHTFNYLHSIGKQIVLCSDRPPRELFLMDERLRSRFESGLVADIQMPDTETRCAIVLSKAQQDHIDLPLDVAMLLAERVPGNIRVLEGALTKLAAQASIELSSISSGMAESIIERYYQSAGLSKPSLNQILDAVGSHYKIPVDDIRGISRKAPIAHARHVAVYITREITGDSWKHIGALFGDRDHTSMMHAYQKISELMTHDKDLHAVIKRLLRDLYPSS; encoded by the coding sequence ATGTCCGCGATAAGGGTCATGTCAAATCAGTTCACGTTGGGTGAGAGTGCCGATTCGATTCGTTTAAGGGGTGCCTGGGAACAGGTCTTGCGTCGCTTGGAAAGCGAGGTTCAGCCCAAAGTAATGGAGCGCTTCCTCGCGCCGCTTGAGCCGGTCGAACTAACCGAGGGAAAGGCGGTCTTGCATGCGCCGGGAGCCTTTGTTTTCGAGTGGGTTCGCGACCGATACCTTGGCAGGCTGGAAGCGATTTTGTCTGACGAGCTCGGCGAGCCCGTCAAGGTCGACCTCAAGTCGAGCGCTCGCGAGCGATCGTCTTACCCTGCGGCGGTCGTTGCGCCGGTATCGCAAACACCAGACGCGACGCGGTTTACGCCGATGCCACGATTCCGCTTTTCCTCGTTCGTTACGGGACAAAGCAACCGACTCGCCCTCGCCGGCGCGAAGGCGGTGGCGTCAGAACCGGGACGGAAATACAACCCTCTTTTCATCTATGGGGCATCCGGCCTGGGCAAGACCCACCTGCTTCATGCGATCGCCCACGAGGTACTTGGGCGGGACGCCATGTTCCCCCTAACCTATATTTCGGCCCAGCAGTTTGCGGAAGATTTCGTATTGGCCCTGCAGACCAATCGCATCGAGCAATTCCGAAGAGCCCAGCGAAATGTCGCCATGTGGTTGGTCGACGACATCCAATTTGTCGTGGGGAAGGACAAAACGCAGGAAGAGATTTTCCACACGTTCAACTATCTGCACTCCATTGGCAAGCAAATCGTTCTGTGCTCCGACCGTCCCCCGCGCGAACTGTTCCTCATGGATGAGCGATTGCGCTCCCGGTTTGAATCGGGATTGGTCGCCGATATTCAGATGCCCGATACCGAGACGCGGTGCGCGATCGTCCTCAGCAAGGCTCAACAAGATCACATCGACCTGCCCCTCGATGTGGCAATGTTGCTTGCAGAACGGGTGCCTGGGAACATACGGGTCCTTGAAGGGGCGCTGACCAAGCTTGCCGCTCAAGCCAGCATCGAATTGTCCTCGATCTCTTCCGGGATGGCTGAGTCGATCATCGAGCGGTACTACCAGTCGGCCGGATTGTCCAAGCCGAGCCTCAACCAGATTCTCGACGCCGTCGGCAGCCACTACAAAATTCCCGTCGACGATATCAGGGGAATTTCAAGAAAGGCGCCCATCGCGCACGCTCGGCACGTGGCCGTTTACATCACGCGCGAAATCACCGGCGACAGTTGGAAGCACATCGGTGCCCTCTTCGGAGACCGTGACCATACGTCGATGATGCATGCCTATCAGAAGATCAGCGAGCTCATGACCCATGATAAGGATTTGCATGCGGTCATCAAGCGGCTCCTCCGCGACCTTTACCCAAGCAGCTAG
- the rhaS_1 gene encoding HTH-type transcriptional activator RhaS, with product MNRYHRCSLSPGIEFRTSGAFAHEHHHLEWVQPSDLWQALLYRYHGQFTLNGFGFPFVPFDLIIVPPGSRCVVDCGGLDVYVYDYFTFCPVQSDRDVVSLPVRSSLGDEGYFWDMNFRKGLNQLQLTRTFVHAVVYALLWSVAEPSHHAARNVFVEEAEKIIEGRLADDLKVADLARQVHLSSSQLNRLFLSEHGMTPMQYVRGRRVQLAHRLLTESTMPIKQIAAQCGLSDVHAFNRFVRDRLGASPRDIRRLRPQVDVFRAGEFKRFVPGQDPQP from the coding sequence ATGAACCGGTATCACCGTTGTTCGCTGTCTCCGGGGATTGAGTTCCGCACGAGCGGCGCGTTTGCCCATGAGCACCACCATTTGGAGTGGGTGCAACCAAGCGATCTGTGGCAGGCGCTGCTCTACCGGTACCACGGCCAGTTTACGCTTAACGGCTTTGGCTTCCCGTTCGTCCCATTCGATCTGATTATCGTTCCGCCGGGGAGCCGCTGCGTCGTGGATTGTGGAGGGCTGGACGTTTACGTCTACGACTACTTTACGTTTTGCCCCGTGCAGTCTGACCGGGACGTTGTCTCCTTGCCGGTCAGGTCGTCGTTGGGCGATGAAGGATATTTCTGGGACATGAATTTCAGGAAGGGCCTCAACCAACTCCAGCTCACGCGCACGTTTGTTCACGCGGTCGTCTATGCGCTTCTGTGGTCCGTGGCTGAGCCGAGTCATCATGCCGCGCGCAACGTCTTCGTGGAAGAGGCCGAGAAGATCATTGAGGGTCGCCTGGCTGATGACCTGAAGGTTGCGGATCTGGCCAGGCAGGTCCACCTCTCCTCGAGTCAACTAAACCGGCTGTTCCTCAGCGAACACGGCATGACGCCGATGCAGTACGTTCGGGGGCGCCGCGTGCAGCTTGCCCACCGGCTCCTGACCGAATCCACCATGCCAATCAAGCAGATCGCCGCCCAGTGTGGGCTCTCCGATGTCCACGCGTTTAATCGCTTTGTCCGGGACCGACTGGGGGCTTCGCCCCGCGACATTCGCCGCCTGCGCCCTCAAGTCGATGTTTTTCGGGCAGGTGAATTCAAGCGGTTTGTGCCGGGTCAGGATCCTCAGCCATAG